The following proteins are co-located in the Microvirga ossetica genome:
- a CDS encoding YqgE/AlgH family protein → MGSQLPPYGIETSYLDGQVLVAMPGMMDERFARSVIYICAHSAEGAMGIILNRPAANVNMPDLLVQLEIVPEIERIRLPQKVGAMQVLMGGPVETSRGFVLHSPDFHIEQSTLPIDDSVCLTATIDILRAIAAGRGPENAVLALGYAGWGAGQLEMELQANGWLNCPADAGLIFNTSADLRYEMALRGIGIEPAMLSMDAGHA, encoded by the coding sequence ATGGGCTCTCAACTTCCTCCTTACGGCATCGAAACCTCGTATCTCGACGGGCAGGTCCTCGTCGCCATGCCGGGAATGATGGACGAGCGCTTCGCGCGCTCCGTCATCTACATCTGCGCCCATTCTGCGGAAGGAGCGATGGGGATCATCCTCAACCGGCCCGCCGCGAACGTAAACATGCCCGACCTGCTGGTGCAGCTCGAGATCGTTCCGGAGATCGAGCGGATCCGGCTGCCGCAGAAGGTCGGCGCCATGCAGGTGCTGATGGGTGGGCCCGTGGAGACGAGCCGGGGCTTCGTTCTGCATTCGCCGGATTTCCATATCGAGCAATCGACCCTGCCCATCGATGACAGCGTCTGCCTGACCGCAACCATCGATATCCTGCGCGCCATCGCCGCCGGCCGCGGACCTGAGAATGCGGTGCTGGCGCTGGGCTATGCCGGCTGGGGTGCGGGCCAGCTGGAGATGGAACTCCAGGCCAATGGCTGGCTCAACTGCCCGGCCGATGCGGGGCTGATCTTCAACACCTCCGCCGATCTGCGCTACGAGATGGCCCTGCGCGGCATCGGCATCGAGCCGGCGATGCTGTCCATGGACGCCGGCCACGCCTGA